Proteins encoded in a region of the Ornithodoros turicata isolate Travis chromosome 3, ASM3712646v1, whole genome shotgun sequence genome:
- the LOC135389107 gene encoding tensin-1-like isoform X10, with translation MLKFAVSGKQSPVRVISSCEPKQGYELNHNENREYRPSRRSSPGSRSLERKTSPKRSLERQPSFIMDITYVTEKIIVVTFPESGIDSTYRNNLKEVTHMLRTKHGSKYMVFNLSERRHDLSKLNSQVMEFGWPAHLSPPLERLCSICKSLDSWFRTDSQNVAVLHSKGDKGRIGVVLAAYLHYTSMCASDDKALDRFTMKRFFDDKLYYTMHPSQKRYINYFAELLSGNIKMNSSAPYLHHLILNGIPNFDNKGGCKPFFKIYQGMQPVYTSGVYLATDSSKRVIVSMEPSLQLRGDILIKCYHKKQRPAGRSPIFRLQFHTCTLAGDRVTFTKTDLDDACIDSRFPDDGKIELQFSQRPGDYRGNGSVNDTAMSVDRDPLIKQNSYENFDMAADDSQSDIDDFLESFHVPVSHAEGPLDGNLYATIAKKRAPVTESCRQPQTLHDNTSDVDGPHTISMDSGISSSSGIQVGYGNPSPSGASNPGHPHLSNGTTNGHTSPGTVEVEVHHSPRHNPGHKNPTKTKSRAVQRLNSSELDDLLDGMLREIQSIPDVPVSSRYGTLPRNYGSSPSSTPYTYTTRTSEYPRSGGGQVTTVTTTYRWQDGEDEVDTPFHSREGAQPFTYLDSASPPLRRRAHSESGVELEGLGRHDEGHLGTYRHSSVSPETNGGGSWLQKQQQKLRARREGSWDDRQRRLIAELRTTTAHRSPEPPIDVTDGILATSDHPSSREHSPLKTHNYSTPLHVHTLSTYTQSKPPVHRGLSAPTSPIIPSRTSSKDVTLRRYPQWQQQPVGSTMPVVRQNSDTSFDRERPFVAAKRSHQQARDEVSSGGTSPHHIIASSVVYGYPYCPKKKDANGLASDSELLALLNDPLFQCDTLDTKPPATKALSKLDAEAPKPEEVTQSPSHSPQYIGHSPVAQSTPNRPEDTTDNAGFWSPSAHDGINSPPGTGDRPATPAFPVPPRTPYMNHDSLSGLPPKSPTLSRRRDRSPSPSTLTALQQSLPSSAPMSPTGQSSPSVYFGQSQRSSMVSLSDPGEVISHHPVFVKDTSKYWYKPNISREEAISVLKNKPPGTFIVRDSNSFPGAFGLAVKVATLPANVQHKAGDPSSELVRHFLIEPTAKGVRLKGCANESVYGSLSALVYQHSITPLALPCRLLLPESELGADSNISASTTDNKSVASSLLQQGAACSVLYLCTMDMESLTGPQAVRRAMSELLAIQPAPVPTVVHFKVSSMGITLTDNNRKLFFRRHYALNAISYCGTDPEDRRWTQKNDDSGVTVTLRCFGFVARKPASRTDNQCHLFAEVDPEQPASAIVNFVAKVMDAAGMSAKASMI, from the exons AAGCCTCGAACGACAACCCAGTTTTATCATGGATATCACGTACGTGACAGAAAAGATCATTG TGGTGACGTTTCCCGAAAGTGGAATCGATTCCACGTACCGCAACAACCTAAAGGAAGTGACGCATATGCTGCGGACGAAACATGGCAGCAAGTACATG GTGTTCAACCTTTCTGAGAGGAGGCACGACCTGTCTAAGCTTAACAGTCAG GTGATGGAGTTTGGCTGGCCTGCCCATCTTTCACCTCCTCTGGAGCGGTTATGCAGTATCTGCAAGAGCCTCGACTCCTGGTTCCGCACGGATTCACAGAACGTAGCCGTCTTACACTCCAAG GGCGACAAAGGCCGAATCGGCGTTGTCCTGGCTGCATATCTTCATTACACGAGCATGTGTGCCAG TGATGATAAAGCCCTGGACCGGTTTACAATGAAGCGTTTTTTCGACGACAAGCTATACTATACGATGCATCCATCACAAAAAAG GTACATCAACTATTTCGCGGAGCTGCTGTCAGGGAACATTAAGATGAACAGCAGTGCTCCGTACCTGCATCACCTCATCCTCAATGGGATACCCAACTTCGACAACAAGGGAG GCTGTAAACCGTTCTTCAAAATATACCAAGGGATGCAGCCCGTCTATACTTCAGGAGTTTA TCTCGCAACGGACTCCTCTAAACGCGTCATCGTGAGCATGGAGCCCAGTTTGCAGCTCAGAGGAGACATCCTCATCAAGTGCTACCATAAGAAACAGCGACCCGCAGGAAGATCACCCATCTTTCGCCTGCAGTTCCACACCTGCACTCTGGCCGGGGACCGAGTCACCTTCACCAAGACCGATCTAGATGACGCCTGCATTG ATTCAAGGTTTCCCGATGATGGCAAAATAGAGTTGCAGTTTTCGCAAAGGCCGGGCGACTACAGAG GAAACGGATCGGTGAATGACACTGCAATGTCAGTCGACAGGGATCCCTTGATCAAGCAAAACTCGTACGAAAACTTTGACATGGCAGCAGATGACAGCCAAAGTG ACATTGACGACTTTCTGGAATCTTTCCACGTACCAG TGTCGCACGCAGAGGGTCCCCTGGATGGAAACCTTTACGCAACCATCGCCAAGAAACGAGCTCCGGTCACAGAATCATGTCGTCAACCCCAGACGCTGCACGACAATACGAGTGATGTTGACGGCCCGCACACCATCAGCATGGACTCTGGAATATCCTCCTCTTCTGGGATTCAGGTGGGATATGGGAACCCGAGTCCCAGCGGAGCTTCCAATCCCGGTCATCCCCATCTGTCCAATGGCACCACGAATGGTCATACCTCTCCTGGAACTGTTG AAGTCGAAGTCCACCACAGTCCGCGCCACAATCCTGGGCACAAAAATCCGACCAAGACAAAAAGTCGAGCTGTGCAACGTCTCAACTCTTCAGAACTGGATGATCTTCTTGATGGCATGTTGAGGGAGATCCAGTCCATCCCAGATGTTCCAGTTTCATCCCGCTATGGGACACTACCGCGGAACTATGGCTCTTCGCCAAG TTCAACTCCCTATACGTACACAACACGAACGAGTGAGTACCCACGCTCTGGTGGCGGCCAGGTGACGACGGTTACTACGACTTATCGTTGGCAAGATGGCGAGGACGAAGTGGACACACCGTTTCACTCTCGAGAAGGAGCACAACCATTCACGTACCTGGATAGTGCCAGCCCCCCTCTACGAAGGAGGGCACACTCTGAGTCTGGTGTGGAACTAGAGGGTCTTGGAAGACACGACGAGGGACACTTGGGGACTTATCGGCACTCTTCTGTCAGTCCAGAGACAAACGGAGG TGGTTCATGGTTGCAGAAGCAGCAGCAGAAGCTACGTGCAAGGCGCGAGGGATCGTGGGACGACCGACAGCGCCGGCTGATCGCTGAACTGCGTACTACGACTGCCCATCGCAGTCCAGAACCTCCAATTGATGTGACCGATGGAATCCTAGCTACTTCTGACCATCCATCATCCAGAGAGCACTCGCCGCTGAAG ACGCACAATTATTCAACACCATTACACGTGCACACATTGAGCACATACACGCAAAGCAAACCTCCGGTGCATCGCGGACTGAGCGCTCCAACTTCACCCATCATCCCTTCAAGAACAAGCAGCAAGGATGTTACACTAAGAAG GTACCCGCAATGGCAGCAGCAACCTGTTGGGTCAACCATGCCTGTTGTTCGACAAAACTCTGACACATCGTTTGACCGTGAGAGGCCATTTGTAGCCGCTAAACGATCCCACCAGCAGGCTAGGGATGAGGTGTCCTCTGGAGGTACGTCACCCCATCACATCATAGCATCCTCCGTGGTCTACGGTTACCCGTACTGTCCCAAGAAAAAGGACGCCAATGGTCTTGCCTCTGACAGTGAGCTTCTGGCATTGTTGAATGATCCGTTGTTTCAATGTGACACGCTGGACACGAAGCCGCCTGCTACGAAAGCTTTGAGCAAACTGGATGCAG AAGCACCCAAACCTGAGGAGGTTACCCAGAGCCCATCTCACAGCCCTCAGTACATCGGACATTCTCCGGTAGCACAATCCACGCCAAACAGG CCTGAAGACACGACAGATAACGCTGGTTTCTGGTCTCCATCAGCGCATGACGGGATAAATAGCCCTCCTGGAACAGGCGATCGTCCGGCAACACCGGCATTTCCCGTACCACCGCGGACGCCATACATGAATCATG ATTCTTTGAGTGGACTGCCACCCAAAAGTCCTACACTTTCTCG CAGGAGAGACCGCAGCCCATCCCCGTCTACGCTGACTGCACTCCAGCAGAGTCTGCCATCTTCAGCACCCATGAGCCCCACTGGCCAAAGTTCTCCGTCGGTGTACTTTGGTCAATCACAACGTTCGAGTATGGTTTCCCTCTCTG ATCCAGGAGAGGTCATCAGCCACCATCCTGTGTTTGTAAAGGACACGTCGAAATACTGGTACAAGCCCAACATCAGCAGGGAAGAAG CTATCAGCGTGCTGAAAAACAAGCCACCTGGAACATTTATCGTACGGGACAGTAACTCGTTCCCAGGTGCCTTTGGTCTCGCTGTCAAGGTGGCCACATTACCAGCTAATGTACAGCACAAAGcag GCGACCCTTCGAGTGAACTGGTGCGACACTTTCTTATTGAGCCAACAGCAAAGGGTGTGCGACTCAAGGGATGTGCCAATGAATCTGTATATG GAAGCTTGTCCGCATTAGTGTATCAGCATTCAATCACGCCACTGGCTCTTCCTTGCCGACTGTTGTTGCCAGAATCTG AACTTGGAGCAGACTCGAACATCAGTGCGAGCACCACTGACAACAAGAGTGTCGCTTCGAGCCTTCTTCAGCAGGGTGCAG catgcagcgTGCTCTACCTTTGCACGATGGACATGGAGTCGCTCACAGGCCCACAAGCAGTCCGTCGGGCCATGTCAGAGCTCCTTGCTATTCAGCCCGCACCTGTGCCTACTGTTGTCCACTTCAAGGTGTCTTCCATGGGCATTACGCTtaccgacaacaacagaaa GTTGTTTTTCCGGAGGCATTACGCGCTCAACGCGATCAGCTACTGTGGAACAGACCCGGAAGACAGGCGTTGGACGCAGAAGAACGACGATAGTGGTGTGACGGTCACTCTAAG GTGTTTTGGATTTGTGGCTCGTAAGCCAGCCAGCCGTACGGACAACCAGTGCCACCTGTTTGCCGAGGTTGATCCCGAGCAGCCGGCTTCAGCAATCGTCAACTTTGTTGCCAAGGTGATGGATGCAGCGGGAATGTCTGCAAAAGCTAGCATGATCTAG
- the LOC135389107 gene encoding tensin-1-like isoform X6 yields MRIQKVRDVGLHPSHSFRSKTFRKTQRCDLCQQPVRDEGASCKACKYSCHLHCEPKVISSCEPKQGYELNHNENREYRPSRRSSPGSRSLERKTSPKRSLERQPSFIMDITYVTEKIIVVTFPESGIDSTYRNNLKEVTHMLRTKHGSKYMVFNLSERRHDLSKLNSQVMEFGWPAHLSPPLERLCSICKSLDSWFRTDSQNVAVLHSKGDKGRIGVVLAAYLHYTSMCASDDKALDRFTMKRFFDDKLYYTMHPSQKRYINYFAELLSGNIKMNSSAPYLHHLILNGIPNFDNKGGCKPFFKIYQGMQPVYTSGVYLATDSSKRVIVSMEPSLQLRGDILIKCYHKKQRPAGRSPIFRLQFHTCTLAGDRVTFTKTDLDDACIDSRFPDDGKIELQFSQRPGDYRGNGSVNDTAMSVDRDPLIKQNSYENFDMAADDSQSDIDDFLESFHVPVSHAEGPLDGNLYATIAKKRAPVTESCRQPQTLHDNTSDVDGPHTISMDSGISSSSGIQVGYGNPSPSGASNPGHPHLSNGTTNGHTSPGTVEVEVHHSPRHNPGHKNPTKTKSRAVQRLNSSELDDLLDGMLREIQSIPDVPVSSRYGTLPRNYGSSPSSTPYTYTTRTSEYPRSGGGQVTTVTTTYRWQDGEDEVDTPFHSREGAQPFTYLDSASPPLRRRAHSESGVELEGLGRHDEGHLGTYRHSSVSPETNGGGSWLQKQQQKLRARREGSWDDRQRRLIAELRTTTAHRSPEPPIDVTDGILATSDHPSSREHSPLKTHNYSTPLHVHTLSTYTQSKPPVHRGLSAPTSPIIPSRTSSKDVTLRRYPQWQQQPVGSTMPVVRQNSDTSFDRERPFVAAKRSHQQARDEVSSGGTSPHHIIASSVVYGYPYCPKKKDANGLASDSELLALLNDPLFQCDTLDTKPPATKALSKLDAEAPKPEEVTQSPSHSPQYIGHSPVAQSTPNRPEDTTDNAGFWSPSAHDGINSPPGTGDRPATPAFPVPPRTPYMNHDSLSGLPPKSPTLSRRRDRSPSPSTLTALQQSLPSSAPMSPTGQSSPSVYFGQSQRSSMVSLSDPGEVISHHPVFVKDTSKYWYKPNISREEAISVLKNKPPGTFIVRDSNSFPGAFGLAVKVATLPANVQHKAGDPSSELVRHFLIEPTAKGVRLKGCANESVYGSLSALVYQHSITPLALPCRLLLPESELGADSNISASTTDNKSVASSLLQQGAACSVLYLCTMDMESLTGPQAVRRAMSELLAIQPAPVPTVVHFKVSSMGITLTDNNRKLFFRRHYALNAISYCGTDPEDRRWTQKNDDSGVTVTLRCFGFVARKPASRTDNQCHLFAEVDPEQPASAIVNFVAKVMDAAGMSAKASMI; encoded by the exons AAGCCTCGAACGACAACCCAGTTTTATCATGGATATCACGTACGTGACAGAAAAGATCATTG TGGTGACGTTTCCCGAAAGTGGAATCGATTCCACGTACCGCAACAACCTAAAGGAAGTGACGCATATGCTGCGGACGAAACATGGCAGCAAGTACATG GTGTTCAACCTTTCTGAGAGGAGGCACGACCTGTCTAAGCTTAACAGTCAG GTGATGGAGTTTGGCTGGCCTGCCCATCTTTCACCTCCTCTGGAGCGGTTATGCAGTATCTGCAAGAGCCTCGACTCCTGGTTCCGCACGGATTCACAGAACGTAGCCGTCTTACACTCCAAG GGCGACAAAGGCCGAATCGGCGTTGTCCTGGCTGCATATCTTCATTACACGAGCATGTGTGCCAG TGATGATAAAGCCCTGGACCGGTTTACAATGAAGCGTTTTTTCGACGACAAGCTATACTATACGATGCATCCATCACAAAAAAG GTACATCAACTATTTCGCGGAGCTGCTGTCAGGGAACATTAAGATGAACAGCAGTGCTCCGTACCTGCATCACCTCATCCTCAATGGGATACCCAACTTCGACAACAAGGGAG GCTGTAAACCGTTCTTCAAAATATACCAAGGGATGCAGCCCGTCTATACTTCAGGAGTTTA TCTCGCAACGGACTCCTCTAAACGCGTCATCGTGAGCATGGAGCCCAGTTTGCAGCTCAGAGGAGACATCCTCATCAAGTGCTACCATAAGAAACAGCGACCCGCAGGAAGATCACCCATCTTTCGCCTGCAGTTCCACACCTGCACTCTGGCCGGGGACCGAGTCACCTTCACCAAGACCGATCTAGATGACGCCTGCATTG ATTCAAGGTTTCCCGATGATGGCAAAATAGAGTTGCAGTTTTCGCAAAGGCCGGGCGACTACAGAG GAAACGGATCGGTGAATGACACTGCAATGTCAGTCGACAGGGATCCCTTGATCAAGCAAAACTCGTACGAAAACTTTGACATGGCAGCAGATGACAGCCAAAGTG ACATTGACGACTTTCTGGAATCTTTCCACGTACCAG TGTCGCACGCAGAGGGTCCCCTGGATGGAAACCTTTACGCAACCATCGCCAAGAAACGAGCTCCGGTCACAGAATCATGTCGTCAACCCCAGACGCTGCACGACAATACGAGTGATGTTGACGGCCCGCACACCATCAGCATGGACTCTGGAATATCCTCCTCTTCTGGGATTCAGGTGGGATATGGGAACCCGAGTCCCAGCGGAGCTTCCAATCCCGGTCATCCCCATCTGTCCAATGGCACCACGAATGGTCATACCTCTCCTGGAACTGTTG AAGTCGAAGTCCACCACAGTCCGCGCCACAATCCTGGGCACAAAAATCCGACCAAGACAAAAAGTCGAGCTGTGCAACGTCTCAACTCTTCAGAACTGGATGATCTTCTTGATGGCATGTTGAGGGAGATCCAGTCCATCCCAGATGTTCCAGTTTCATCCCGCTATGGGACACTACCGCGGAACTATGGCTCTTCGCCAAG TTCAACTCCCTATACGTACACAACACGAACGAGTGAGTACCCACGCTCTGGTGGCGGCCAGGTGACGACGGTTACTACGACTTATCGTTGGCAAGATGGCGAGGACGAAGTGGACACACCGTTTCACTCTCGAGAAGGAGCACAACCATTCACGTACCTGGATAGTGCCAGCCCCCCTCTACGAAGGAGGGCACACTCTGAGTCTGGTGTGGAACTAGAGGGTCTTGGAAGACACGACGAGGGACACTTGGGGACTTATCGGCACTCTTCTGTCAGTCCAGAGACAAACGGAGG TGGTTCATGGTTGCAGAAGCAGCAGCAGAAGCTACGTGCAAGGCGCGAGGGATCGTGGGACGACCGACAGCGCCGGCTGATCGCTGAACTGCGTACTACGACTGCCCATCGCAGTCCAGAACCTCCAATTGATGTGACCGATGGAATCCTAGCTACTTCTGACCATCCATCATCCAGAGAGCACTCGCCGCTGAAG ACGCACAATTATTCAACACCATTACACGTGCACACATTGAGCACATACACGCAAAGCAAACCTCCGGTGCATCGCGGACTGAGCGCTCCAACTTCACCCATCATCCCTTCAAGAACAAGCAGCAAGGATGTTACACTAAGAAG GTACCCGCAATGGCAGCAGCAACCTGTTGGGTCAACCATGCCTGTTGTTCGACAAAACTCTGACACATCGTTTGACCGTGAGAGGCCATTTGTAGCCGCTAAACGATCCCACCAGCAGGCTAGGGATGAGGTGTCCTCTGGAGGTACGTCACCCCATCACATCATAGCATCCTCCGTGGTCTACGGTTACCCGTACTGTCCCAAGAAAAAGGACGCCAATGGTCTTGCCTCTGACAGTGAGCTTCTGGCATTGTTGAATGATCCGTTGTTTCAATGTGACACGCTGGACACGAAGCCGCCTGCTACGAAAGCTTTGAGCAAACTGGATGCAG AAGCACCCAAACCTGAGGAGGTTACCCAGAGCCCATCTCACAGCCCTCAGTACATCGGACATTCTCCGGTAGCACAATCCACGCCAAACAGG CCTGAAGACACGACAGATAACGCTGGTTTCTGGTCTCCATCAGCGCATGACGGGATAAATAGCCCTCCTGGAACAGGCGATCGTCCGGCAACACCGGCATTTCCCGTACCACCGCGGACGCCATACATGAATCATG ATTCTTTGAGTGGACTGCCACCCAAAAGTCCTACACTTTCTCG CAGGAGAGACCGCAGCCCATCCCCGTCTACGCTGACTGCACTCCAGCAGAGTCTGCCATCTTCAGCACCCATGAGCCCCACTGGCCAAAGTTCTCCGTCGGTGTACTTTGGTCAATCACAACGTTCGAGTATGGTTTCCCTCTCTG ATCCAGGAGAGGTCATCAGCCACCATCCTGTGTTTGTAAAGGACACGTCGAAATACTGGTACAAGCCCAACATCAGCAGGGAAGAAG CTATCAGCGTGCTGAAAAACAAGCCACCTGGAACATTTATCGTACGGGACAGTAACTCGTTCCCAGGTGCCTTTGGTCTCGCTGTCAAGGTGGCCACATTACCAGCTAATGTACAGCACAAAGcag GCGACCCTTCGAGTGAACTGGTGCGACACTTTCTTATTGAGCCAACAGCAAAGGGTGTGCGACTCAAGGGATGTGCCAATGAATCTGTATATG GAAGCTTGTCCGCATTAGTGTATCAGCATTCAATCACGCCACTGGCTCTTCCTTGCCGACTGTTGTTGCCAGAATCTG AACTTGGAGCAGACTCGAACATCAGTGCGAGCACCACTGACAACAAGAGTGTCGCTTCGAGCCTTCTTCAGCAGGGTGCAG catgcagcgTGCTCTACCTTTGCACGATGGACATGGAGTCGCTCACAGGCCCACAAGCAGTCCGTCGGGCCATGTCAGAGCTCCTTGCTATTCAGCCCGCACCTGTGCCTACTGTTGTCCACTTCAAGGTGTCTTCCATGGGCATTACGCTtaccgacaacaacagaaa GTTGTTTTTCCGGAGGCATTACGCGCTCAACGCGATCAGCTACTGTGGAACAGACCCGGAAGACAGGCGTTGGACGCAGAAGAACGACGATAGTGGTGTGACGGTCACTCTAAG GTGTTTTGGATTTGTGGCTCGTAAGCCAGCCAGCCGTACGGACAACCAGTGCCACCTGTTTGCCGAGGTTGATCCCGAGCAGCCGGCTTCAGCAATCGTCAACTTTGTTGCCAAGGTGATGGATGCAGCGGGAATGTCTGCAAAAGCTAGCATGATCTAG